TCCCTAAAAAAGGCCAGGGATGTATACACATATCTTCCCTTGCCGTAATCCGCTACCAGTGTGGAACCCTGTAATGCTTCCTCCCCTTTGTCATGCATGGCGAAGAGCTTTTGATAGGCAGGATCTGCCATTTGTGTAAAGTAAAGTCCTCTCTCCTGTATCCAGCCATCAAAATCGTGGTCGGTGATATGGTTAGGATAATGCATCACTTCACTCTGTGGCTGTAAAATAGTTACAGCTGCAGTTTCATCAGTCACACGGTCACGGGTAAGTGTAAACGGATAAGGACCGATATCAGTGGTCATCAGTGGAGAGCTTACATTATACTGTACCAGGTAAGTACCGCCGTTCTTTACGTATTCCATGAGGCGCGGCTGCAAGTATTTGATACGTGGATTGATATTATAGACTCTCACACCTGCTATGATAGCATCATACTGCTGGAGGTCACCGTTCATGATCTCTTTTTCATCCAGTAAGGTCACTTCGTAACCTACCTGTCTGAGCGAGGCAGCCACCATATCGCCAGCACCGGCAATGTATCCCAGTTTGCGGCCGTTACGCTGCAGGTCTACTGTAACCAGGCGGGCAGTAGCATCCGGGAAGATAGTGATGTCAGGAATATGATCGTAGGCAATCGTGCGTACACTCTGCGTGTATACTTTACCTTCACTGCGTACTTCAACACGTAGTGTATCCGTACGGTTGATACCGGCTACTTTAAGTGGGGCGATATGGAAGGTTACAACCGCTTCGTCTCCCTTTGCAGCGAGTTCATACTGCTGTTCTGCTTCCTGGCTGGTAAAGCCGGCAGGCAGCTGTAAACGTACGGTTCCCCTATTCTTTGCGCCCATTGCCCGGAGCTTGATCTGTACCGGCTGTGGCTGGGTCTGAGTGAAGACAAATACGTTGTTGTTCAGCGCTGCGACTACAGGCGGCGCCACTACCAGTGGCTCATATAATTCACCTTTAACGGGATCGGTAAATTTATATTGCACAGGCCTGGTAACTGTCAGCTGTTCCCCATTGATACGCAGTCTGATAACGGCTTCAAGTGCAGGCTTATTCTCCGGATATCCTACCAGCATAGCATCCCTGATGGTATAGATACCTATCGGATGTGGCGCCTGCAGCCAGTAAGGCTGCGATTCTTCCTGATTAGCCGGCAGTGTCATCATCTCTGCGATGGTACGCAGACGGTTATTCTCCAGCGGCAGTTTATTGAAGGTGGTGTCTTTTCCACCGAAAGTGATCTGTTCTACCGTGACATTCGTGTTACTGTTGCAAAGGAGCTGTACACTTCCCTGCATCGGTTGACCCGGAACAACGGTCTGGCTGTTGCTGTAGGCTTCCATCCAGAGACCGGCACATGCCGTTATCAGGTCTTCAGTTTCTTTCAGTTTCTGTGTACGCCAGTAGCCATCAGGCAGGGCTTGAATCGCTTTGCGGATGTCCAGCAGGGCAGGAACAGAAGCAGCGGGATCTTCTATGTTGAAGGCTGCCTGTGCTTTGTCCACCTTCTCTCCGATGGCTTTACCGCCAGGGATGCGGGACCAGGAGGTGTTGACACCATCCAGCAGACTAT
The DNA window shown above is from Chitinophaga agri and carries:
- a CDS encoding PIG-L family deacetylase, with translation MVKGFCLTLISGLFAATTWAQRSPVINAADIKLQFKKLDTLGSVLYIAAHPDDENTRLLGFLAKEKLYRTGYLSLTRGDGGQNLVGDEQGELLGLIRTQELLAARRIDGAEQFFTRALDFGFSKNPAETFTIWDKEKILGDVVWMIRKFQPDVIVCRFPPDSRAGHGHHTASAMLAEEAFEAAADPARYPEQLKHLKPWKAHRIMWNTFNWAGTVDNSDGKLYELNVGAFNYLLGRGYGEIAAESRSQHKSQGFGVPASRGSSYEYFAPIKGGKPVYSLLDGVNTSWSRIPGGKAIGEKVDKAQAAFNIEDPAASVPALLDIRKAIQALPDGYWRTQKLKETEDLITACAGLWMEAYSNSQTVVPGQPMQGSVQLLCNSNTNVTVEQITFGGKDTTFNKLPLENNRLRTIAEMMTLPANQEESQPYWLQAPHPIGIYTIRDAMLVGYPENKPALEAVIRLRINGEQLTVTRPVQYKFTDPVKGELYEPLVVAPPVVAALNNNVFVFTQTQPQPVQIKLRAMGAKNRGTVRLQLPAGFTSQEAEQQYELAAKGDEAVVTFHIAPLKVAGINRTDTLRVEVRSEGKVYTQSVRTIAYDHIPDITIFPDATARLVTVDLQRNGRKLGYIAGAGDMVAASLRQVGYEVTLLDEKEIMNGDLQQYDAIIAGVRVYNINPRIKYLQPRLMEYVKNGGTYLVQYNVSSPLMTTDIGPYPFTLTRDRVTDETAAVTILQPQSEVMHYPNHITDHDFDGWIQERGLYFTQMADPAYQKLFAMHDKGEEALQGSTLVADYGKGRYVYTSLAFFRELPAGVPGAYRLFVNLISKKK